From Toxotes jaculatrix isolate fToxJac2 chromosome 1, fToxJac2.pri, whole genome shotgun sequence, a single genomic window includes:
- the LOC121184728 gene encoding RNA guanine-N7 methyltransferase activating subunit-like, producing MTESSENLQKYEELFAHRFTSEDHEYQKYLNRPADPPPIVEEWRGRTGVNQRGRDNRYQDRRGHGGRGWGGGRGWGGGRGWGGERGWRGDHREQQHWHDRDRDRHWGHGSGYQSGPPSSNQGYNSHHQRPNYDRY from the exons ATGACTGAGAGCTCGGAAAACCTGCAGAAGTACGAGGAGCTGTTTGCCCACAGATTTACATCGGAGGACCATGAGTACCAGAAGTACCTGAACCGTCCAGCTGACCCCCCACCCATagtggaggagtggaggggtCGTACGGGAGTAAACCAGAGAGGCAGGGATAACAG GTATCAGGACCGTCGTGGACACGGAGGTCGTGGGTGGGGGGGAGGCAGAGGTTGGGGAGGAGGCCGAGGATGGGGAGGAGAGCGGGGCTGGAGAGGGGACCACCGTGAGCAGCAGCACTGgcatgacagagacagagacaggcactGGGGGCATGGAAGTGGGTATCAGTCAGGCCCTCCTAGCTCCAACCAGGGATACAACTCCCATCATCAGAGACCAAATTATGACCGCTACTGA
- the LOC121181152 gene encoding BTB/POZ domain-containing protein 1-like isoform X1 produces MATGSGGSLASNHDVQEAASNSAQSGAAAAISNGPVSGPAPSASPPVLGLHREPVYNWQATKSSLKERFAFLFNNELLSDVRFIVGKGRQAQRIPAHKFVLAAGSAVFDAMFNGGMATTSAEIELPDVEPAAFLALLRFLYSDEVHIGPETVMTTLYTAKKYAVPALEGHCVEFLTKHLRADNAFMLLTQARLFDEPQLASLCLDTIDKSTADAINAEGFTDIDLDTLCAVLERDTLSIRENRLFGAVVRWAEAECYRQQLPLTSENKQKVLGKALPLIRFPLMTVEEFAAGPAQSGILFDREVVNLFLHFTVNPKPRVDYIDRPRCCLRGEECSINRFQQVESRWGYSGTSDRIRFNVNRRISIVGFGLYGSIHGPTDYQVNIQILESDKRITLGQNDTGFSCDGTANTFRVMFKEPVEILPNVSYTACATLKGSDSHYGTKGLKKVTQESATGTKTTFFFFSSPGNNNGTSVEDGQIPEIIYYT; encoded by the exons ATGGCGACCGGGAGCGGCGGCAGCTTGGCGTCAAACCATGACGTCCAGGAGGCAGCATCCAACTCGGCTCAGTCTGGAGCCGCTGCGGCGATCTCCAACGGGCCAGTCTCCGGTCCTGCGCCGTCAGCCTCCCCGCCTGTCCTCGGCCTACACCGGGAGCCCGTGTACAACTGGCAGGCGACAAAGAGCTCCCTGAAGGAGCGCTTCGCCTTTCTTTTCAACAACGAGCTGCTCAGCGACGTCAGGTTCATAGTGGGGAAGGGCAGGCAGGCCCAGAGGATACCGGCCCATAAATTCGTCCTGGCCGCTGGCAGTGCCGTCTTTGATGCCATGTTCAACGGAGGGATGGCCACCACTTCGGCAGAGATAGAGCTGCCTGATGTGGAGCCTGCAGCCTTTCTCGCCCTGCTCAG GTTCCTATATTCTGACGAGGTCCACATCGGCCCGGAGACTGTGATGACGACTCTGTATACGGCTAAGAAGTACGCGGTCCCTGCACTGGAGGGTCACTGTGTGGAGTTCCTCACCAAGCACCTCAGAGCTGACAATGCATTCATGCTCCTCACTCAG GCAAGGTTATTCGATGAGCCTCAACTTGCCAGTCTCTGCTTAGACACCATCGACAAAAGCACTGCAGATGCAATAAACGCAGAGGGCTTTACAGATATCGACCTTG aCACCTTATGTGCAGTGTTAGAAAGAGACACACTCAGCATCAGGGAGAACCGTCTGTTTGGGGCGGTGGTACGCTGGGCAGAGGCAGAGTGTTACAGACAACAGCTTCCCCTGACCTCGGAGAACAAACAGAAGGTTCTGGGGAAAGCCCTCCCACTTATCCGCTTTCCGCTCATGACTGTTGAGGAGTTTGCTGCAG GGCCTGCCCAGTCTGGAATATTGTTCGATCGGGAGGTGGTAAATctgtttttacactttacaGTAAACCCCAAACCACGGGTCGACTACATTGACAGGCCCCGCTGCTGCCTCAGGGGGGAGGAGTGCAGCATTAATAGATTCCAGCAGGTTGAGAGTCGATGGGGGTACAGTGGTACCAGTGACAGAATCAG ATTCAATGTTAACAGAAGAATATCCATAGTGGGATTTGGCTTGTATGGTTCAATACATGGACCCACTGACTATCAGGTCAACATACAG ATCTTAGAGAGCGACAAACGCATTACACTGGGCCAGAATGACACAGGTTTTAGCTGTGACGgcacagcaaacacattcagagtgATGTTCAAGGAGCCTGTGGAAATCCTACCCAATGTCAGCTACACTGCATGTGCCACCTTAAag GGCTCAGATTCACACTACGGCACAAAAGGGTTGAAGAAAGTGACCCAGGAATCAGCAACAGGGACCAAGACAACATTCTTCTTTTTTAGCTCACCTGGAAATAACAATGGTACATCAGTGGAGGACGGTCAGATACCAGAGATCATCTACTACACTTAG
- the LOC121181152 gene encoding BTB/POZ domain-containing protein 1-like isoform X2, whose protein sequence is MATGSGGSLASNHDVQEAASNSAQSGAAAAISNGPVSGPAPSASPPVLGLHREPVYNWQATKSSLKERFAFLFNNELLSDVRFIVGKGRQAQRIPAHKFVLAAGSAVFDAMFNGGMATTSAEIELPDVEPAAFLALLRFLYSDEVHIGPETVMTTLYTAKKYAVPALEGHCVEFLTKHLRADNAFMLLTQARLFDEPQLASLCLDTIDKSTADAINAEGFTDIDLDTLCAVLERDTLSIRENRLFGAVVRWAEAECYRQQLPLTSENKQKVLGKALPLIRFPLMTVEEFAAVNPKPRVDYIDRPRCCLRGEECSINRFQQVESRWGYSGTSDRIRFNVNRRISIVGFGLYGSIHGPTDYQVNIQILESDKRITLGQNDTGFSCDGTANTFRVMFKEPVEILPNVSYTACATLKGSDSHYGTKGLKKVTQESATGTKTTFFFFSSPGNNNGTSVEDGQIPEIIYYT, encoded by the exons ATGGCGACCGGGAGCGGCGGCAGCTTGGCGTCAAACCATGACGTCCAGGAGGCAGCATCCAACTCGGCTCAGTCTGGAGCCGCTGCGGCGATCTCCAACGGGCCAGTCTCCGGTCCTGCGCCGTCAGCCTCCCCGCCTGTCCTCGGCCTACACCGGGAGCCCGTGTACAACTGGCAGGCGACAAAGAGCTCCCTGAAGGAGCGCTTCGCCTTTCTTTTCAACAACGAGCTGCTCAGCGACGTCAGGTTCATAGTGGGGAAGGGCAGGCAGGCCCAGAGGATACCGGCCCATAAATTCGTCCTGGCCGCTGGCAGTGCCGTCTTTGATGCCATGTTCAACGGAGGGATGGCCACCACTTCGGCAGAGATAGAGCTGCCTGATGTGGAGCCTGCAGCCTTTCTCGCCCTGCTCAG GTTCCTATATTCTGACGAGGTCCACATCGGCCCGGAGACTGTGATGACGACTCTGTATACGGCTAAGAAGTACGCGGTCCCTGCACTGGAGGGTCACTGTGTGGAGTTCCTCACCAAGCACCTCAGAGCTGACAATGCATTCATGCTCCTCACTCAG GCAAGGTTATTCGATGAGCCTCAACTTGCCAGTCTCTGCTTAGACACCATCGACAAAAGCACTGCAGATGCAATAAACGCAGAGGGCTTTACAGATATCGACCTTG aCACCTTATGTGCAGTGTTAGAAAGAGACACACTCAGCATCAGGGAGAACCGTCTGTTTGGGGCGGTGGTACGCTGGGCAGAGGCAGAGTGTTACAGACAACAGCTTCCCCTGACCTCGGAGAACAAACAGAAGGTTCTGGGGAAAGCCCTCCCACTTATCCGCTTTCCGCTCATGACTGTTGAGGAGTTTGCTGCAG TAAACCCCAAACCACGGGTCGACTACATTGACAGGCCCCGCTGCTGCCTCAGGGGGGAGGAGTGCAGCATTAATAGATTCCAGCAGGTTGAGAGTCGATGGGGGTACAGTGGTACCAGTGACAGAATCAG ATTCAATGTTAACAGAAGAATATCCATAGTGGGATTTGGCTTGTATGGTTCAATACATGGACCCACTGACTATCAGGTCAACATACAG ATCTTAGAGAGCGACAAACGCATTACACTGGGCCAGAATGACACAGGTTTTAGCTGTGACGgcacagcaaacacattcagagtgATGTTCAAGGAGCCTGTGGAAATCCTACCCAATGTCAGCTACACTGCATGTGCCACCTTAAag GGCTCAGATTCACACTACGGCACAAAAGGGTTGAAGAAAGTGACCCAGGAATCAGCAACAGGGACCAAGACAACATTCTTCTTTTTTAGCTCACCTGGAAATAACAATGGTACATCAGTGGAGGACGGTCAGATACCAGAGATCATCTACTACACTTAG